The following coding sequences lie in one Deltaproteobacteria bacterium genomic window:
- a CDS encoding class I SAM-dependent methyltransferase, which translates to MVNFRSSLVKSRGLRNRIESVEQTILRLQGAPSESEKRFQVPDNHWDEYFARATVGRSWLRNVSQEWYHLQPIFDVIENTVPTGSRIVEVGSGLGLTALYFASAGFDVTGIDINPQAIAFAQESIQPLFPSTLRFEPGDAFKLEAPEKPYDLAYSLGVVEHFDRNQTVELLQLQGTIARFVLAVIPTPFTRYAGGIHDERFYGRFGLRSIAEDAGLKVHKLFGYGDIPSPVHQTIRRWAPPALISWLRNYVSYGMGVGVLAESATGT; encoded by the coding sequence ATGGTAAACTTCCGCTCAAGCTTGGTGAAAAGCCGAGGATTGCGTAACCGCATCGAATCTGTCGAACAGACTATCCTCAGATTACAGGGCGCACCATCTGAGTCCGAAAAACGCTTTCAAGTACCAGATAACCACTGGGATGAATATTTCGCGCGTGCAACCGTTGGGCGCTCCTGGCTGCGTAACGTCTCACAGGAATGGTACCACCTGCAGCCCATTTTCGACGTCATTGAAAACACAGTGCCCACCGGGAGTCGCATCGTGGAAGTAGGCAGTGGTTTAGGACTTACCGCGCTCTACTTTGCATCAGCCGGTTTTGATGTGACGGGGATTGATATCAACCCTCAAGCAATCGCCTTCGCACAAGAGTCGATTCAACCTTTGTTCCCATCAACTTTGCGCTTCGAGCCAGGCGATGCCTTTAAACTCGAGGCTCCCGAGAAACCCTACGATCTTGCCTATTCTCTGGGGGTTGTCGAACACTTTGATCGCAACCAAACCGTGGAACTTCTGCAGCTTCAAGGAACCATTGCACGATTTGTTTTGGCCGTTATCCCAACACCATTTACACGCTATGCCGGTGGTATTCATGATGAACGTTTCTACGGGCGGTTTGGGCTTCGAAGTATTGCAGAAGATGCAGGTTTAAAAGTTCACAAACTCTTTGGATACGGCGATATCCCAAGCCCAGTTCACCAAACCATTCGGCGCTGGGCGCCACCCGCACTTATATCTTGGCTACGGAATTATGTAAGTTATGGAATGGGTGTTGGCGTTTTGGCTGAGTCCGCTACAGGAACTTAA
- a CDS encoding M48 family metallopeptidase: MPALQYINGYSDGVQNQVRDLLSRGALGNYLLSKYPNCHDIQTDKALGHYVNDLKRSALRKAPPISKICYDNKLHVVKHALGTHTFISRVQGNRLKAKHEIRVASVLKRGPLEFLRMITVHELAHLKEKEHNKAFYKLCTHIEPEYHQLEFDMRLYLTYLDIEGTLYVK, translated from the coding sequence ATGCCGGCTCTGCAATATATCAATGGTTATTCCGATGGGGTTCAAAATCAGGTTCGGGATTTGCTGTCTCGTGGAGCGCTCGGTAACTATTTGTTGAGTAAGTATCCAAACTGTCACGATATTCAAACCGACAAAGCTCTCGGGCACTACGTCAATGACTTAAAACGCTCCGCACTGCGCAAAGCACCACCCATCAGTAAGATTTGCTACGACAATAAACTTCATGTGGTGAAGCATGCTTTAGGGACACATACATTTATCTCACGAGTCCAGGGTAATCGGCTGAAGGCCAAGCACGAGATTAGAGTCGCTTCAGTTTTAAAGCGAGGACCTCTCGAGTTTTTGAGAATGATTACAGTTCATGAGCTGGCTCACTTAAAAGAAAAAGAGCATAACAAGGCGTTTTATAAACTGTGTACGCACATTGAGCCTGAATATCACCAGCTCGAGTTCGATATGAGATTGTATCTTACCTACCTCGATATTGAAGGAACGCTTTACGTAAAATAA